One genomic segment of Paraburkholderia hospita includes these proteins:
- the speB gene encoding agmatinase, with the protein MSENSYETGRLNLPFVGICTFAKSPLCLDWDKIDADVAVMGAPFDCGTQWRAGARFGPRSIRDASTLFSFGHGGAYDFEDDVVYLPSNEVRIVDIGDADMVHTNTEKSHANIEYGVRKILAAGALPVVMGGDHSINIPCINAFEGQEPFHIVHIDAHLDFVDERHGVRHGHGNPLRRAAEKSVVSGMTQIGIRNVSSTAREGYAQAREMGSDIISVRDLRRLGIQGVLDRIPKGVRYYLTIDIDGFDPSIAPGTGTPSHGGLLYYEGLELFAGLAEQGDVIGIDLVEVAPDYDHSGSTSILAAQLLLNTIGRVMHQRKVKRHLSR; encoded by the coding sequence ATGTCTGAAAACAGTTACGAAACCGGTCGCCTCAATTTGCCCTTTGTTGGAATCTGCACGTTCGCGAAGTCTCCGCTGTGTCTTGACTGGGACAAAATCGATGCGGATGTCGCGGTGATGGGCGCTCCTTTCGACTGCGGTACGCAGTGGCGGGCGGGTGCAAGGTTCGGTCCGCGCTCGATCCGGGATGCATCGACGCTGTTCTCATTCGGACACGGCGGCGCGTACGACTTCGAAGACGACGTCGTCTACTTGCCCAGCAACGAAGTTCGCATTGTCGATATCGGCGATGCGGACATGGTGCACACCAACACGGAGAAGAGTCACGCCAACATCGAGTACGGCGTGCGCAAGATCCTGGCGGCGGGCGCATTGCCGGTGGTGATGGGAGGCGATCACTCGATCAACATTCCGTGCATCAATGCGTTCGAAGGTCAGGAGCCGTTTCACATCGTCCATATCGACGCCCACCTCGATTTCGTCGACGAGCGCCATGGTGTGCGCCATGGCCACGGTAATCCGCTGCGGCGCGCGGCGGAAAAAAGCGTGGTATCGGGCATGACGCAAATCGGCATCCGCAACGTGTCGTCTACTGCGCGCGAAGGTTATGCCCAGGCACGCGAGATGGGCTCGGACATTATCTCGGTGCGCGACCTTCGACGCCTCGGCATCCAGGGTGTCCTGGACCGTATCCCGAAGGGCGTGCGCTATTACCTGACCATCGATATCGATGGCTTCGATCCGTCGATCGCGCCCGGCACGGGCACGCCGAGCCACGGCGGCCTGCTGTATTACGAAGGACTCGAACTCTTCGCTGGCCTTGCTGAGCAGGGTGACGTGATTGGCATCGACCTCGTGGAAGTCGCACCTGACTACGATCATTCGGGCTCGACGTCGATCCTGGCGGCGCAACTGCTGCTGAATACAATTGGCCGCGTGATGCATCAGCGCAAAGTCAAACGACACCTTTCCCGCTAA
- a CDS encoding D-amino acid dehydrogenase, which produces MSHIAIIGAGITGVTTAYALARRGYRVTVLERHRYAAMETSFANGGQLSASNAEVWNSRSTVLKGLRWMFSRDAPLLMNPRPSWHKYSWIGEFLRQIPNYRSNTIETVRLAIAAREHMFSIAEREHIDFDLERRGILHFYATRKEFDAATKVNALLSEGGLDRRPVTPDEIRALEPALHGQFHGGFFTESDSTGDIHKFTRGLAEACVRLGVEFRYDTSVQSISEAAEGELRIAFAHESQTDTESFDRVVICAGVGSRALAAYVGDHVNVYPVKGYSITVCLEDTKSQHAAPWVSLLDDNAKIVTSRLGVDRFRVAGTAELNGLNRDIRSDRIQPLVNWTRTHFPDMSTARVIPWAGLRPMLPGMLPKVGSGRRRNIFYNTGHGHLGWTLSAATAEAVAELVASSMPNLMSVKPARKRTGLPVNV; this is translated from the coding sequence ATGTCCCATATTGCCATCATTGGCGCCGGAATTACGGGCGTCACCACCGCTTATGCCCTCGCCCGGCGCGGTTACCGCGTCACCGTTCTCGAACGTCATCGCTATGCGGCAATGGAAACGTCATTTGCCAACGGCGGTCAACTATCGGCCAGCAACGCTGAGGTCTGGAACAGCCGCTCCACGGTGCTGAAAGGCCTGCGTTGGATGTTTAGCCGCGACGCTCCGCTCCTCATGAATCCGAGACCGAGTTGGCACAAGTACAGCTGGATCGGCGAGTTCCTGCGCCAGATTCCGAACTATCGCAGCAACACGATCGAAACCGTGCGGCTAGCCATCGCTGCACGTGAGCACATGTTCTCGATCGCGGAGCGCGAGCACATCGATTTCGACCTCGAACGACGTGGCATCTTGCATTTCTATGCCACCCGCAAGGAGTTCGACGCCGCGACAAAGGTCAATGCATTGCTAAGTGAAGGCGGTCTTGACCGGCGCCCGGTGACACCCGACGAAATCCGCGCCCTCGAGCCGGCGCTTCACGGGCAGTTCCACGGCGGCTTCTTCACCGAGTCGGATTCGACGGGTGACATTCACAAGTTCACGCGTGGTCTTGCTGAAGCCTGCGTGCGTTTGGGTGTCGAGTTCCGCTACGACACGAGCGTGCAGTCCATTTCCGAGGCCGCAGAGGGTGAATTGAGGATTGCTTTCGCGCACGAAAGTCAGACTGATACGGAAAGCTTCGACCGGGTAGTGATTTGTGCGGGTGTCGGAAGTCGTGCGCTAGCCGCGTATGTGGGAGACCACGTGAACGTCTATCCGGTGAAGGGTTATTCGATCACGGTCTGCCTCGAAGACACAAAAAGCCAACACGCCGCGCCTTGGGTCAGCCTGCTTGACGACAACGCCAAGATTGTGACCAGCCGTCTCGGCGTCGATCGCTTCCGTGTTGCTGGAACGGCTGAGTTGAACGGCCTGAACCGTGACATCCGTTCGGATCGAATCCAGCCCCTCGTCAATTGGACACGCACTCATTTTCCGGACATGTCGACGGCGCGCGTCATTCCGTGGGCTGGCCTGCGCCCCATGCTGCCGGGCATGCTGCCCAAAGTGGGCTCCGGTCGCCGACGCAATATTTTCTACAACACTGGACACGGGCATTTGGGGTGGACCCTCTCGGCAGCGACTGCGGAAGCTGTTGCAGAACTCGTGGCCAGTAGTATGCCCAACTTAATGAGCGTCAAGCCCGCGAGAAAGCGAACAGGCCTGCCGGTCAACGTCTGA